Genomic window (Candidatus Effluviviaceae Genus V sp.):
GACGCCTGACGAGGTCAGAAGCAGCTGGGAGAAGACGAAGCTCGAGGAGTCGACTCACAGGAGCCGCCGCTCGATCCTCGACGGTCTCCCGCGCGACCTCTCGTCGCTTCTGACCGCCCGACGCATCCAGGAGAAGGCCGGTGCCGTAGGTTTCGACTGGAAGGACATCTCCGACGTGCTCGACAAGGTGCGTGAGGAACTCGGTGAACTCGAGGAGGAACTGGACGGCGGAGATGAGGAGCGACTGCGCGACGAGGTCGGAGACCTGCTCTTCTCGATCGTCAACCTGGCGCGCTTCGTCCGTGTCGACCCGGACCAGGCTCTCAGGCAGACCAACCTGAAGTTCAGACGACGCTTCGCCTGCATCGAGGAGCGGTTCGCGGACGAGAAGCTCTCGGAGGTCGGGCTCGACGAGATGGACAGGATCTGGAACGAGGCGAAGGACGCGGACGGCGAGGACAGGTAGCTCCAGACAGCTCGGACCCGCAGTGAAGGCTCCGAACGCGCTCAGCCCCCGGCTTGCTCCCGCTTCGTGCGAACGTAGTC
Coding sequences:
- the mazG gene encoding nucleoside triphosphate pyrophosphohydrolase; the protein is MKGPPACCKVRWFLRNRRSSGTERSSCRSVLRSNTGGEAVVNEHSAGGSFQRLVDLTRTLRSSDGCAWDRAQTIETLRPHLIEEFHEVLEALDASEDAGLRDELGDLLFLVVFMAQIASEDDRFDIAGIIEGLTAKLVRRHPHVFGDAVASTPDEVRSSWEKTKLEESTHRSRRSILDGLPRDLSSLLTARRIQEKAGAVGFDWKDISDVLDKVREELGELEEELDGGDEERLRDEVGDLLFSIVNLARFVRVDPDQALRQTNLKFRRRFACIEERFADEKLSEVGLDEMDRIWNEAKDADGEDR